The Bubalus bubalis isolate 160015118507 breed Murrah chromosome 16, NDDB_SH_1, whole genome shotgun sequence genome window below encodes:
- the LOC123464986 gene encoding olfactory receptor 6-like, which yields MTSCLSELLVMLGRNSTLVSEFILVGFPTAPWLQVLLFSLFLVVYLLVVVENLAIMLTVWVTGSLHKPMYYFLSSLSFLEVWYVSVTVPKMLDGFLLQRRRISFTGCMTQLYFFISLACTECVLLAAMAYDRYVAICHPLRYPVIMTTGHCVQLVAFSYMTGFMITVIKVYFISHVTFCGSNVMNHFFCDISPILKLACKDMSTAELVDFALAIVILVFPLTTTILSYVYIVSTILHIPSTQGRKKAFSTCASHLTVVIIYYTAMIFMYVRPRAIASFNSNKLISAVYAVLTPMLNPFIYCLRNQEVKNAIKKTVGVGQCFLLS from the coding sequence ATGACTTCCTGCCTCTCAGAGCTCTTAGTCATGCTGGGGAGAAACAGCACTCTGGTGAGTGAGTTCATCCTGGTGGGCTTCCCCACCGCCCCCTGGCTGCAGGTCCTgctcttctccctcttcctggTGGTCTACTTGCTGGTGGTAGTAGAGAATCTTGCCATCATGCTCACTGTCTGGGTCACTGGCTCCCTCCATAAGCCCATGTACTATTTCCTGAGTAGCCTGTCCTTCCTGGAGGTCTGGTATGTCTCTGTTACCGTCCCCAAGATGCTGGATGGATTCCTCCTGCAGAGACGGCGCATCTCCTTCACAGGCTGCATGACCCAGCTGTACTTCTTTATCTCGCTCGCCTGCACGGAGTGTGTACTTCTGGCagccatggcctatgaccgctatgtggccatctgccaccctCTCAGATACCCGGTCATCATGACCACAGGTCATTGTGTGCAGCTGGTGGCTTTTTCCTATATGACTGGTTTCATGATCACTGTGATCAAGGTCTATTTTATTTCACATGTCACTTTCTGTGGCTCCAATGTCATGAACCACTTTTTCTGTGACATCTCACCAATCCTCAAACTGGCCTGCAAAGACATGTCCACAGCTGAGCTAGTGGACTTTGCTTTGGCTATTGTCATTCTTGTCTTCCCTCTCACCACTACCATCCTCTCCTATGTCTACATTGTCTCCACCATTCTGCATATACCCTCCACCCAGGGAAGGAAgaaggccttctccacctgtgcatCCCACCTCACGGTAGTCATAATTTATTACACAGCCATGATTTTCATGTATGTTCGGCCCAGAGCTATTGCTTCATTTAACTCCAACAAACTAATCTCGGCTGTGTATGCAGTCCTCACGCCCATGCtaaatccattcatctactgTCTGAGGAACCAGGAAGTCAAGAATGCTATCAAAAAGACAGTGGGTGTTGGCCAGTGCTTCCTACTCAGCTGA